GATTTCAAAACACAAACCCTCGTTAAAAATGGGCAAATGTATGTAACAAGAAACTACATTAAGAATGTGCACATATCTCATAGCCCAACAAGTCTTCGGTGCACTCGACAAGTAGGAAAATCGAGTCGACTCCTTCGACTCTCTGagggaaaaaatgcaaatcaaaCGGTTGAAGCAGTTGAGCAAACTATGGCAAAACGGAAATCAAAGGAAACCAAATCAAGTCATTGATAACGGGGCGTATACTTATTGTTGGAGCGTGTACAattgttctgttctgttcccGAACTTGTAACTCTATTGGTGAGTGCATTTTGTGTACTTGTGTCATTGTTGCTTAGGAGTAAATTTGCTATTCGGATATGGTTAACTTTTGGAATTGAAACCGGAGTATATGCATTCTTTCTGTGTATCTTCTGCTTGGGGGTGGCATAAAAGCGGGCAATTACTCACTTTTGAGGACCTTCTTGGGGCTGCCCTTCTGGGGACTGCCCTTTTGGGGCGATCCGTGCCTGGATAAGGCGGTCTTCTTGGGACTTCCGCGCTGAGATTCCGATTCCCGCTTGGTTATGGCCGGCATCAGTTTCTCGCGCGTCGGCGAGGGCAACAAGGCGCCCTCCTCTACGTCTGAAAACATCGAAGAATTAACCTGGACTACTCCACTTATATTTCAGCTACTCACCCGGACCCGTGGTGCGTTCAAGGTGATGACGGATATTGCTAAAGCGTGCTGGCAGTGCTGAAATCTCATCCTTATTATCAATCAAAAAGGCTTGGCCAGGAACACGTGGCTTTTGGGCCTTCTGCAATGGCGTGGATTTCTTATTGTTCTCCTGTTCCTTCTCCTCCTTTGTAATGGGTCTAACAGAGTGCAACAAAATGATGgattatgatttatttattttaaaaaataatactaatataatttttgggAACTTGGACTGATATTGTAAATATCATACCTATGAACAGACGATGCTAGGGAAAGAGCTGAAAGTGAGCTGCGCTTTGAAACCTGATCCCACAGATCCTTTTGTTTCTTGTATAATTCCGGATCGATTTCTATGCCCCAACCGCGACACTGAAATATgataaattaaaaggaaaaatttaGTTGGAAAGATTACAAAGTAAAAGGGagtaaaactattaaaaaaggaagtaaaaaatatattttttttttaaataactaaaactaGTACGAGTTATCActataaaaaatgaatgcaaTAAATGACATTAAAGAGGTTCTggaaaacgaaatgaaaaattgtatattttaactaTTCCAAGAAAGCTAAAgttttttctcaatttttctattaaatcaatttattcaaatttaaagaaaactcgACTGATAAATCACATATctatggatatatatatatatttgtgtacaaattttgtatatacaactacatattaaaaaaaaagtaaaaaataaaaaatatgaataaatttaaattaatgtcGACAATTAATTGCCACAGAACTTAAACTCACCTTGTATTCGCCGGCCTTTTTGCGCAGCTCAACCATCTCCTTGAACCACAAATCCAAATTCGGTTTAGAGTGCGGCGGGGCGGAGCCGTTCATGACCACCACCTGGCCGGATTCGGCGGCCTGCTGCCGGTTGTCCACCTCGTCCTTGAGAACTGCGGCGGCCACGGCGGCGTCTGCGAAGCCGAAGTTCTCCTTTTTCGTGATGAAGTGGTTCAGGCGCTCCTGGTCGATGGCCTGCGAGAAGGGACGCGAGGTGATCTTGCGCTCCACAATGGTCACTTGTCTGCAAGAATCGAGGGAATCGTTAGCTAATCGAAATAGTACTGGCTTCTGAGAGATTCTGAGTTTTCAAAGGGAACTGCTGTGCTTCTCGGTGGCTGCAGCATGCAACACTTGCAACATGCAGGTGCGGATGAATGTGGGTTCTGATAGctattcttatttatttgggTGATGCTGCTCTTTCGGGTGGGCTAATGAAGGACTTCACTGACAATGAGAATGGCAGAAGCTATGAGCAAATCGGTTTGAGGGCTAGGTTAATCAAATGTTCATACTTCTCGTGCGTTTTTCTATCATCCGTATCGCTAACCAAGGGCTCCAACTCATGTAGAGTAGCTGAAAGCACACAGATACGAAATTTAATGCTGCAATCCAAGTCGATCGATAGCTTTATACAGATTCTGGCTGATGGCTGATGTCGGGCATCAGTATCAGTATAAGTGGGTACATTAAGATAAGGGAAAGTATAAGTTAATTGTAGAAAATGCAGTAGGAAACTAAAGGCCAAAAAGGTGGAAACAAGGGTTAGGTTTTCTTTTGCAAAGTGTCTCGATTACGCTAAAATTCAACTCAGGGTTAAGGAGAAGGTGATTTCATATTATTATACAGCAAATAAATGAGCCGGAAGCAGCGCCTTGGTGGGGGTGGTATTTCGGGTGTGGTCGGGTGGTTAGTTTGTGGGTGGGTGGTCAGCTTTTACTCAGGTGAGGGAAATGCTAAATGAAAActtcaaaatgaaaatcaatttgTGTTTTTGGCATTGAGTTCAGAACCGAAAATGATGTTGAATGCTTTGGTTGAAGCGTGTTTGGTATGGTTTCCTGGTAGTTTCTGGGGATATGTTTGAACAATTTTGGGTAACTTTTGTTTGGAATATAGAACGAAATTCAAACCAATTATTGTATTCTTTTCTTAGATAAAATATGTGTTTACAATTCGAGTTGAATGCAGCGTTGgatatttcatattattttatttgttagataacttatgttttttttgtaagcaCTACGTCCAATTTGTACACTATGGAAGCTCTTCGCTGGAAGCTCAAGGCGTCGCACAAGGGTTAAAGGCAAGACAAAAGCATTTTGCAATTGAAGCCACTTATTGCCACTGAGATGCAGATGCACTTATCGGTTTAGCGTATAAATAGagggttaaatttaaatttattctatttgattgtcattttttttttattgttccgTCTCCGTTTGCCTTACCTATGCGCTTTGCTTGAACTGTAAATTTAGTTAGTATTTGAAAAAGTTGTATTCATATCCACTGCCCACAGCCTAAACTAACCCCACACTAAGTTGGCCAATTCACCTAGCCGATGATATGTGAACGATATATAGAGAGTTGATGCCGTGTTGACTGATTGATTAATGGTTGTCTGGTTTAATGCATGACACTATAGTAATTTCGATTGGTTTGTCGTTTCACACATGCAACGAAACTAAGGCAACGTATGCAATAACTCCTACGCTTCGATCGAAATGAAAACGGAATTTATCACACAACCTGCGGCCACAACATGCTCATACTACACTTGGCTATTTTCAATTCATCAATTCGTCACgtaaaattgcattgacaCAGCATGTGTTAGTGGGTTCCGCATTTCCGATGAGAATGGGCACGAACCGGGAATAATCCCATCAATTTTTGATTGGTCAACGCAATTTTACGCTCGGCAGTAAAAGAAATTGTATTGGTTTAGCACtaataaacattaaatttagttCAACACTTACGTCAGCTTTTGGCTAAAAAGATATTCTTGAATATGTATGTTCAACCTTTTAGTTTCGggtttagttttttgtttttggaaagGAATTTAGCATAATTTCGTTCTATATGAAATAGATTTTGAAGACAGTAAAAGTTTGCTAACTGcttgaaatcaaaataatcattagtTTACAAAAGCGTTCAACGAAACATTGGCTTGTACGTACGGAAAGAAAGgggaaattatataaaaatgttcgaTATAATTATTCTAGGAAAATATCTATCTTAGTTTTGAGCACTgtagtatacatatttataggTACGAGTACGAGTATAGAGGTAAGCGAAAAGTTACGACGACGTGTACATAAAAAACTTGATTTGGAATTCGATCGATTGCTTGGTGGCAAATTAGCATTTTTAATATGGCAGCGGTGAGAGGAGAGAAAATCGTTTAGGCTACGTTCATTTACCAACACTATTCAACACTTTTCTATTgatttttgggtttttcttttttttttggctcaaTGCTGCTGCCACGgcataaattttcatttaaaaatcttgaaaaataaacaaatctcAACAGTTACGAAGGTTAGTAAACAAAATGTTACGCAATCTGCCGTGAATTAGTTTGTTAGGTCGGTTAAGTAAAAGAAacgattaattaaaaatcaaatgtaAACTCATTTTAGAACGCTCGCTCATTTggattgtttaaaaattagttttagtaTTACATATAATAGTTGAAAGAAACTATGCGCTAGTAGGAAATGTTTCGTCTGtttcataatatttttgttttttttttttttttggttgttaaGTATGTTAAATAAATGCTTAGCGACGACAATTTGTTGTCGCACCTTCTTTCTGATTTGTTGTACGTTTTTTATGCACCGTTGGCAGGCCGGCACCGCCACCCATCATCGTGTGATGTGTGTGACCATTCTGGGTTTGGGTCAGACTCTGATTCTGGTTTTGGGTGTGACTGTGACTTTGGCCGCCGGACCGAAGGGCGCCCAGCGATATGGACTTTCTCGGATAATCGCCGGCAGCGGCCCTAGACGTCGCCTCGCCGCCGCCCTTAATACGTCGGACAGTGGGCCAAACGAATTGCAGGCGGTACTCAGTGCTCAATTTAGTGATGGTCTTTTTCAATAGCCCATTTGACTCACCCGCCTGCGAAAGAGAAGAGCAGAATCACACAACGAAAAAGGGTTTTTTGGGGGTTGAGGTTTCagataaaaataatgagaACGAGAACGAGAAAAGAGAACGAGAACGAGAAAAGAAAGCATTGCAATGTCGCATTGAGTGTAAGGataagtttagatatttaaatattaatcataGTTTAGATTAgttggtttttatatatttgttcGGGTTTTTTATGAGGACGATCAGAGCACAGTTAACATAGAGAAGAAGAGACCGGGTTAGTCATAGGTGGAGAAACAGAGAACGAGAAGAGAAGAAATACACACAATACAagtataaattgtaaattttgaACATCTATTACTAATTGTTGTaaggttttaaattaaaaataaaacttaaaatattttataaatagttgGTTTTCGAAAATAGGTAAAGAGtattattaaaactaaaagtaataatgttaaaattatTCTTTCTTTAGTAAGTAACACAAGTAGCCTCccaatattttatctttataaGCCCAAACTAACTTTTAAACAAAACGAGtatattcataaataaatcacatgacagtattttaaaaagtcaagGGTTAATGGCTCGGATAGCTCTTTCAATACCTACTAATAAATATTACCCAAAAATGTGTgctatgaaaaatttaaaccaAGCTAAAAACACCtttaaacaaatacaaaaccaaatttaatcTACCCAGGTCTATGTTTTTCGCATTCAATTCCGCATTTCATTCACCCACacagagatagagatagagaaAAACTAGCATAAAACCCTTGTTACATGCATTACAAATCACAGACACAATGGCCACAATCAGAACGGCAAAAGATATACTAAGTATTGAAAGTATCAGGGATATTACAAGTGTATGAATGGgcgaaaaaaatcgatatacaACTTATGCAAATGTTGAAGGGTTTTGcagattaaaattttacattcAGGTCGAGTAGACGCCTGACTAACTGACATTCGGTCTGACAACTCAATGGTGCTCCTCCGGCACACTCTCTGCAAATGTACAGACACATGCAATCACGCTCATGTgagtaaatgaaattttcccaCAGCCGCAAACGGCGCGACGAACTACAAATGTTCAACAGCATGTCCTGCACAGGGAAAATTGCCAATAAAGGGACCAGAAAAGTTGCAGACAGTGCGacacggggcgtatgagtgCTGCGGGCCCGGGGGAATGGATTTCAGGGGCTGACTGATAGACAGCATCAACGCCAATAGAAATTGTTGCGCGCTCCCCAGTTTCGGTCCAATGGTCCGAGGCGCGTTCTATCTCTGATCGGAAATAGGGGACAGGTTCTATCTCTCTGCTTATTTTTTGCAGCCTTATGTGGCGCCACGAGCCGAAGGCATACAATCGGACTATTGAACAACGTTCAAAATTATGGCAACTCGTTTGGCATGCACAGCGCTCTTATGCgcgattttaaagattttcagaAGTTTGTATTCAGTTCTTTGAGCTCTTCAAAGTGAGTACTAGGAAATTTCACTAtattaatcaaatttaaattttaggatGTATTAACAATTCTATTTGATTTtaagttttactttaaattgatttgaagtagatttattaataatactaAAAAGTAACTTTTagtaaagtaaaaaagtttgtttttaaagttaactAGTTTAAAATATCAGTCCCACTTcttttgtatgaaaaaagaatagtactaaaaaatatagaaaatttttatcGCTTAGAATCGATGTCTAATAATGAGGCTTAGTAAGCCCCCAAAATGTCTTAACTCATTTCGGCATGCTGGTGACTTGAAATCCTgaatacacatacatacaggCGCCCAGGCACGCGAAATGGAAGTGCACACACgagtatttgatttatttgattagGCAATAgacagtagacaactattgAATTAGACACCCGAGTGCTATGGCTGCCGTGCAGTGCAATCCATCTGACAATTGTGTACCTGTTTTCTTGTGGTTCCGTCGATCTCCGTTGCAATGGGATACGCACGTCCATTGGGCACGACGGGTGGTCCCTCCGATTTGCTGCGGCGCGAAGGTGTGCCGCCCCGCTCCTCCGACTGCAGAGAGACAGAGATGGGGGCATTAAATATATACGGGCTTGTATAGTTAATTAGCTGGTCAttaatattacgcatacgccttGTTGACGTGCGTCAGCAGGTGAAGTCAATTAATTATGTATTGTCAGGGCGCCCATGATAGTATGTCAAAAGCACACTCTCCCAGGCATACCGATGCGCAAACTGGCATTCAGGTCAGCGGCGTGGGAAGGATTTTAGCAAGAGGTATTCAGaggattttataaatttaacattattctgtatttataagtatttatgattcaaatttttttttatttagatatttttgattcatcgatattaataaaaagaaaactgcATTATAAATAATTCCAGAACTGACAATATCTTCAATATGTGAAGTTAGGATCTACTAAATATTGCTGAATACTTCTTAAAgttgataatatttaaaaatatatagaaacaaaaattgtaatttatagaaaagaatttgaattttagtacTTGCACTATTTGTACAGTGGTCCGAGGGGGCTCACTCCCCAAAACCGTACCATCTGCGTACGCCACTGATTTTCGCACACGTATCTCAATGTCCTTGCAACATGTGCCTCTGTGTGCCTCATTATTAATTAGTCTAGCGTTGAGGAGAAGGGGCGTAAAATGAACTAGGAAAGGACCAACCTCATATGGAACTTTTTGTGAACGACTTTTGTGTATTTCCTGCGGCATTTGAGAGCGTCGACATTTTTATGAGGGCCGCGGCTTAAACGCATTAACCCTAATGCCAAACCTCCCGTAAAGGAAACGGCTTTCATAAGCCCATAAATATGCTATATGAGAATATGCCTTCAAATGAAAACTTTATACTCTTTAAgcctaattaaaacaaacaatttacgCTGAGTAACTTCTAGGTGTACAATTAAATGCtttacttttggagtgattttaaTAGGCAAGTGACGCCAGCTTTTTAAAAGCACGTGACGCTatgaatgaataaaatatagaGTATAATAAAAGCCTTGGATTTTTACTACATTTTAGAATGCCAGGGTGCATATCCATTTCCATCACGGTCCTCTTCAAATGTCAAAAGCGCATAAAGTTTGTGTGGACGCAAACTGAAAATACTATTAGATGTGGAGAGCTGACTGAGTCTTTACAATTTTTAGCTCGCTCATGAAGATGTGGAAATGCACAataattttgcatattttttgtgtGGCATCTCAGCTGCAACtgtttatacatatatgtatgcatgtgAACTTAGATTCAGGTTTTAACAAGGTTACGTGATTGCATTACGCAAATTAAATATGGTTTTATGTTTGGCATTTTCAACGTTATGATTGCTTACACAACATAATACTATTATTCTTTCATGGGTTTAACCCTTTAAAACGATTTTTGTAGAAAAAgaatttattgtttatatttgATTATCGAGACAAAacggaaaaatataaatcaaattgtaTTACTTTGTTAACCACATTTCACCTTTTATAAAAGGCACCTTATGctattcatattttaaaagtttttaatattccttGCACCTGTCGAAAAGTCAAGGTCATGTAGGTCCTGGAGAAAACCCGATGGGATTTGGATTCAGGGTCTGACACTTACTCTCGCCAAACGATGTGCACTGGCATCTCGGCGTGCATCTGTATATTCCGATCCTATAATAAACTCGTGCGATTTATATGctaattctggacattttttCCGTCGCGGCAATGGCGGCTCATTTGTCGGTCCTGCAGATGCGCAAATCCAATCGAAAGTCGAGTCAGAACGAGATCAATAAATAAGTCCGTGACAATAAGGCGCAAGACAAATGTCTTCGCAACTCACCAACAAATTGACTTGGGTTTGGGGCTGGCGCCCGTCGCACAACCTCTGGCCGCGAGTTGCCCGTAAATTCATGCCAACGATAAGTGCTCCTATACTCCGAGTGGAGCTGCTGGAAGAAAAGATAAAAGATGCCAATGCGTTAAGTCTAAATTAAGATGTACcaggaaaaactaaatatattgaaagaaaaaactatgtttaaacaaatttcagAACTATTAACTAAGTTGAATATAATCACATATGAACAAAACTATAATACGTAAATAAATGTTAGCAATATCATTattacacaacaaaaaaacacgtcgcggtcaaatcgatatgcgcatggtaaatttctggcatTGTACACGCATATTCTTTATAACGAAATCTCTCTCGCGGAGATTCtgtgacttcgaaaaagacgGGAAGAAGCAATATGTACAAATTCTCTCAATTCgttgtttacattttgagGTGCCCGCATCGATCAACGTTTCATAGCAAGTTTTTTGTGGGTGTAGCATTTGAATTGGGTAGTTATTTATCAGGTTTGTagtacaatatttaaaaatttaattaaaatatttaatgtgtaATCAATTGTTGGACAATTTAACAACAATGTggattttgaattatttaagaTTTCCCTTTTAAATGGCCTTTCCCGCTAAAACGGACAATGGGCGCAATTTAACATGGATAATAATTACAGCAAAACGCATGACAAATACCACAATCAGACCAACAAAAAGCTAACCACTTCCACATATGGCCacatgtaaatattttcatttgccATGACCAGACTTTCGGGCCCAGGGCTGTCCAATTGGCCAGTTAGTCAAACAGTTTCGTTCCGGGCTCTCGGCCAAATTGCGGTTTGTCGCATTTCAATGCGGCAATACGTCCACCCACTTTCTCCATTACGACTGCAGCCATTTGATAATTGCGACAATGGCCAGAGAAAAATCTATATTAATGGCCATGTTTTCTACTGCAACAGTTACTCTTACTGCCACTTCAGCAGTTACTGCTTGTGTTATTTTGCGACTTATTTTATGGCCACGACAGCGCGTATCGATCTAAGCCAAGGGACTTGGACATTTCGAGCAGAAGTCGTTGCATGTAAGCTGTAAATTGGGTTAAGCTCTTCCAAACACAAACTGGCTAAGACAGCTGCAACGACAGTCCTGGCCGACAGACAGTTCCAGGACATTCTCGTGGAGCAGCCAAGTCACTCGATTTAATTATGGCCCGACTTGGAGCTCGCCCCCCCTGCCTTCCAAGAATTTACGTTTGTCTACCTGAGCTTAACTTTCATTGTCTCGACGTCGTTTCCTGCTCCACTTTTGTACAATGAAATAATTGCCGGCTGGCACGCAATGTCAAAAGAcagtaaacattttattaattatttgttgtAGCCATTTCCttggtttaattttatttttaaacggcTAATTGGGTTTTGTAAGAAGGTTATACAcctaattatataaaaaaaggaaattctcTTTCTCTTTACCGATTCAATTATAGACTCCGAAGAACTATGTTTAgctatattttaaagtattatagtacctatttaatacaaaatgtttttgtttaagatttgtaacatttttctttaaagattttaagtTGGTTTGGGTTATTTCTTTGAAATACCTCTCTTTTACTGGACTTTATAAATCTAATTTCCAGTATATCTAAGATAATCGCACACGCACGTCACTAAAGCACTTAATAAATTAAGCCACAATAACTCTCGCATCCCTTATTCTGTCCTGCGAATAGGCTACACCCTTAACCCATAGCCAAACAATGAACCCAGGAGCAATTAACCCAATTGCGGGCAGACCCCTTCAGTCTAGACACACTCCAATATCCGCCGATATGCTTTGCGCCAATTAAAAAGAGCTGTAGAAAATCATTCCTCGACAATCAATAAAGCTCACTTGGCCGGAAAGAATCGAGTGCCACGCCTTCGGCAACGCGATACCTCGACGGCACGCACCTTTTGCATAATTTAGCAGTAAGAGCTCACTTTACTCGAGCCGCTGGAGGAAAGCTGGAACCTACGTGGGTTCGTTTGTCATATGAATTGGCAGTTGATGTCAGGGGCGTCGCCTTCTCGTTCGCACTGCCGAAAGTGTGGTAGGAGTTTCTGCCACGTGGCAGACTCACACCTGTGCTCTTTGTTAGAGtccatatatgcatatatatttacgACACAACTTTGAGTACATATCCTGGGCAGCTGCAACAATTTATCATGTCACGGTAGGTGGGTCCCGAAAAAAAGAACTTATATTTTACCAACTGATTTATGCCTGTGCACAGGCTGTGGTGGTCCCATTGATTGCGGTCACCAAATGCAGCCACACCccagcataaatattttaatattatgtatCCGCTTTTTTTTGagagtttattaaaaattaatgccatatgaaattttaaatgttgtgcGGCTTTTGGGGCCAGCAGGGCGAATGTGTGCAGTTTGGGGAAATCATTTTGCCTTAAATTTTCAGCATTCATGCGAGAGAGACAGCAATCCCTCAGCTGGGAGACACTTAGTCTCCGGTGCAGTGATGTTGAAACCCTGATAAGCCTGCTGACATCTCAACTATCCCACAGCTGACAGATGGTCGGGTCGCCAGCATCCTCCGGCTGGTTggggtatttttaattaaaattttaaataccgaAGAGTTTACGACTTAAAGGGGTTCAGCCGATGCAGCCAAGTGGTTTTTAATGGAGTTTCTCAGAGGTAAGGGCCATATATTTGCCATCAAAACTTTGTACATAGATCAATGCCCAATTTGTGGCGTCCCTAACTATCCTATAAATAAATGTCCACGTTGCAGACATATTTCTTGTATAGGTTTACCCATATCCGATGCACAGACTGGAGATAAATTTATGGCTTATGGGTGGGAACCGAGTATTTTTCTTAGCTTACTTGCAGGCGTCAGTTGCACCATAATCCGCACACTCACACTAGTTCAAGTCTGTGACCGCACAAGTGTGTGTGGGGGAAATTCGTGTGCGTGTTTAATCTACCCGAAGGGACCTTTCAAGTTTTATGCGGGCAAAACAAGCAAAATGACACCTCGAAGCATAGTTATCGCCTCCGAGATCCTTGTTTTGCGGTCTCATATGTTTGCCAGTGTATTGGTGTAGTCCTTTGAAGTGCCAACCACATTTCTGGGGAACAAGAAAATGTCTTTGTCCAATGCGTTTTGAGGTGAGGTTGGAAAGTTTGTTGAAAATTATGCGGAAGATAGCACCGACCTGTACAGCTATtatattttactaattttctttgaaattttccatattttttttaattttcataatcGAAATGTATCAAACCGTTCTAAATTAGTTCAAAATTTAAAGctccaaataaacaaaatgttaccgattcgtgcaaaagtatgtaacagggagaaggaagcgtttccgaccctataataattatatattcttgatcagagtcactagccgagtcgatatagccatgtctgtctgtcatcctgtccgtctgtctgtctgtccgtctgtatgaacgctgagatctcggaaactacaatagctagaaggttgagattttccacacctattcttgggcttcctacgcagcgcaagtttatttcagccgggcgccacgccccctctaacgcccacaatcgcttactaacaattttaaaatgtgtctggcgcccacacctttaaagattcgagaagtataagtgcaattttgttgtgtatatttatacctatcgaaatgtaaagacattttttaaatcggaccattcattaaaaagttatacgcaatcaaaatgttacacagaaaaaattatcaaaagttttaggtgcaaaataaggggtgaaacattttaaaaagtaaaacgcttcatacaaatttgttttactttgcatttttcaaacttttaatatttatttttaaaacgtttttatatgaaaacggcacctaaaacgttgtataattttctctgtgtatatgggcacttccaaaatgtcgctcgggacatttgcacacctttaaagttaaaaaaaaattgtaaaacaatggattttaattttaattatgggcttttcttttcactcttcccaagctctatttttggtaaaaatcttaattttgtaccacttttagtttttaagatatcggtaaaaaactgccgtattcgctcgggacaaaaatagaagtggatttcggggaagttcatacaacaccagaaattagcaaattctgatggaatatttgaatgcgattttttttagaatgttgttcaaacatgtcgctgtgaaatgctttgggttttactcaaaaattctttgccgtttttttttaatgcagtttcaaccacattcgctcgggacatgtcgctcgggacattttttccgactgttttgtaaagcggatttctttacctctatctctcaattgctggatgttttgcttttaac
This portion of the Drosophila takahashii strain IR98-3 E-12201 chromosome 3R, DtakHiC1v2, whole genome shotgun sequence genome encodes:
- the LOC108061332 gene encoding uncharacterized protein isoform X8; protein product: MIGSFWNLCRACPSMPVDKLHSEYRSTYRWHEFTGNSRPEVVRRAPAPNPSQFVGPTNEPPLPRRKKCPELAYKSHEFIIGSEYTDARRDASAHRLARSEERGGTPSRRSKSEGPPVVPNGRAYPIATEIDGTTRKQAGESNGLLKKTITKLSTEYRLQFVWPTVRRIKGGGEATSRAAAGDYPRKSISLGALRSGGQSHSHTQNQNQSLTQTQNGHTHHTMMGGGAGLPTVHKKRTTNQKEGATTNCRR